One genomic segment of Meriones unguiculatus strain TT.TT164.6M chromosome 13 unlocalized genomic scaffold, Bangor_MerUng_6.1 Chr13_unordered_Scaffold_51, whole genome shotgun sequence includes these proteins:
- the LOC132651367 gene encoding zinc finger protein 431-like isoform X2, translating to MESKDRNPDWLLPCQSALTYNDVHVNFTREEWALLDPSQRSLYKEVMLETYRNLTAIGYNLEYHNIEENCQSSRKHARFENSHSGEKASEDTRYDEVFTRHISPHTYKSMHIGEDRYECNQNGNAFAHNSHLLTHKRTHIGEKPYECNQRGKACARNSNLIHEKNHNGEKPYECNECGKAFARKSTLIVHERTHSGEKPYECNQCGKAFACNSSLQIHKRTHTGEKPYECNKCGKAFARNSTLLVHERTHTGEKPYECNQCGKAFAHNCHLVVHKRTHTGEKPYECNQCSKAFARSSHLVVHKRTHPEEKPYECIQCGKAFKHNSNLLIHKRTHTGQKPYECNQCGKAFAWNSHLVAHKRTHTGDKPYECNQCGKAFKHNSSLLLHKRTHTGQKPYECNQCGKAFARNSHLVVHKRTHTGEKPYECNQCAKAFACYSALLKHKKTHT from the exons agtgcattgacctacaatgatgtgcatgtgaacttcactcgagaagagtgggctttgctggatccttcccagaggagtCTATACAAAGAggtaatgctggagacctacaggaacctcactgctatag gatacaatttggaatatcataatattgaagagaattgtcaaagttctagaaaacatgcaag GTTTGAAAATAGTCATAGTGGAGAGAAAGCTTCTGAAGATACTCGATATGACGAAGTCTTTACACGTCACATTAGTCCCCACACATATAAAAGTATGCATATTGGTGAGGATCGCTATGAATGTAACCAAAATGgtaatgcctttgcacataacagtcaCCTCCTAacacataaaaggacacatattggagagaaaccttatgaatgtaaccaacgtGGTAAAGCCTGTGCACGTAACAGTAATCTAATACACGAAAAAaatcacaatggagagaaaccttatgaatgtaacgaatgtggaaaagcctttgcacgtaaaaGTACTCTCATagtacatgaaagaactcactctggagagaaaccttatgaatgtaaccaatgtggtaaagcctttgcatgtaatagtagtctccaaatacataaaagaactcacactggagagaaaccatatgaatgtaacaaatgtggtaaagcctttgcacgtaacagtacTCTCCTagtacatgaaagaactcacactggagagaaaccatatgaatgtaaccaatgtggtaaagcctttgcacataactgtcatctggtagtacataaaagaactcacactggagagaaaccttatgaatgtaaccaatgcagtaaagcctttgcacggagcagtcatctggtagtacataaaaGGACTCACCCTgaagagaagccttatgaatgtatccAATGTGGTAAGGCCTTTAAACATAACAGTAATCTCctgatacataaaagaactcacactggacagaaaccttatgaatgtaaccaatgcggtaaggcctttgcatggaacagtcatctggtagcacataaaagaactcacactggagacaaaccttatgaatgtaaccaatgtggtaaagcctttaaacATAACAGCAGTCTCctgctacataaaagaactcacactggacagaaaccttatgaatgtaaccaatgtggtaaagcctttgcacggaacagtcatctggtagtacataaaagaactcacactggagagaaaccttatgaatgcaaccaatgtgctaaagcctttgcatgttacAGTGctctcctaaaacataaaaaaactcacacctga
- the LOC132651367 gene encoding zinc finger protein 431-like isoform X1 — protein MESKDRNPDWLLPCQVSLTHKQGKHQDLILLSALTYNDVHVNFTREEWALLDPSQRSLYKEVMLETYRNLTAIGYNLEYHNIEENCQSSRKHARFENSHSGEKASEDTRYDEVFTRHISPHTYKSMHIGEDRYECNQNGNAFAHNSHLLTHKRTHIGEKPYECNQRGKACARNSNLIHEKNHNGEKPYECNECGKAFARKSTLIVHERTHSGEKPYECNQCGKAFACNSSLQIHKRTHTGEKPYECNKCGKAFARNSTLLVHERTHTGEKPYECNQCGKAFAHNCHLVVHKRTHTGEKPYECNQCSKAFARSSHLVVHKRTHPEEKPYECIQCGKAFKHNSNLLIHKRTHTGQKPYECNQCGKAFAWNSHLVAHKRTHTGDKPYECNQCGKAFKHNSSLLLHKRTHTGQKPYECNQCGKAFARNSHLVVHKRTHTGEKPYECNQCAKAFACYSALLKHKKTHT, from the exons agtgcattgacctacaatgatgtgcatgtgaacttcactcgagaagagtgggctttgctggatccttcccagaggagtCTATACAAAGAggtaatgctggagacctacaggaacctcactgctatag gatacaatttggaatatcataatattgaagagaattgtcaaagttctagaaaacatgcaag GTTTGAAAATAGTCATAGTGGAGAGAAAGCTTCTGAAGATACTCGATATGACGAAGTCTTTACACGTCACATTAGTCCCCACACATATAAAAGTATGCATATTGGTGAGGATCGCTATGAATGTAACCAAAATGgtaatgcctttgcacataacagtcaCCTCCTAacacataaaaggacacatattggagagaaaccttatgaatgtaaccaacgtGGTAAAGCCTGTGCACGTAACAGTAATCTAATACACGAAAAAaatcacaatggagagaaaccttatgaatgtaacgaatgtggaaaagcctttgcacgtaaaaGTACTCTCATagtacatgaaagaactcactctggagagaaaccttatgaatgtaaccaatgtggtaaagcctttgcatgtaatagtagtctccaaatacataaaagaactcacactggagagaaaccatatgaatgtaacaaatgtggtaaagcctttgcacgtaacagtacTCTCCTagtacatgaaagaactcacactggagagaaaccatatgaatgtaaccaatgtggtaaagcctttgcacataactgtcatctggtagtacataaaagaactcacactggagagaaaccttatgaatgtaaccaatgcagtaaagcctttgcacggagcagtcatctggtagtacataaaaGGACTCACCCTgaagagaagccttatgaatgtatccAATGTGGTAAGGCCTTTAAACATAACAGTAATCTCctgatacataaaagaactcacactggacagaaaccttatgaatgtaaccaatgcggtaaggcctttgcatggaacagtcatctggtagcacataaaagaactcacactggagacaaaccttatgaatgtaaccaatgtggtaaagcctttaaacATAACAGCAGTCTCctgctacataaaagaactcacactggacagaaaccttatgaatgtaaccaatgtggtaaagcctttgcacggaacagtcatctggtagtacataaaagaactcacactggagagaaaccttatgaatgcaaccaatgtgctaaagcctttgcatgttacAGTGctctcctaaaacataaaaaaactcacacctga
- the LOC132651367 gene encoding zinc finger protein 431-like isoform X3 produces MLETYRNLTAIGYNLEYHNIEENCQSSRKHARFENSHSGEKASEDTRYDEVFTRHISPHTYKSMHIGEDRYECNQNGNAFAHNSHLLTHKRTHIGEKPYECNQRGKACARNSNLIHEKNHNGEKPYECNECGKAFARKSTLIVHERTHSGEKPYECNQCGKAFACNSSLQIHKRTHTGEKPYECNKCGKAFARNSTLLVHERTHTGEKPYECNQCGKAFAHNCHLVVHKRTHTGEKPYECNQCSKAFARSSHLVVHKRTHPEEKPYECIQCGKAFKHNSNLLIHKRTHTGQKPYECNQCGKAFAWNSHLVAHKRTHTGDKPYECNQCGKAFKHNSSLLLHKRTHTGQKPYECNQCGKAFARNSHLVVHKRTHTGEKPYECNQCAKAFACYSALLKHKKTHT; encoded by the exons atgctggagacctacaggaacctcactgctatag gatacaatttggaatatcataatattgaagagaattgtcaaagttctagaaaacatgcaag GTTTGAAAATAGTCATAGTGGAGAGAAAGCTTCTGAAGATACTCGATATGACGAAGTCTTTACACGTCACATTAGTCCCCACACATATAAAAGTATGCATATTGGTGAGGATCGCTATGAATGTAACCAAAATGgtaatgcctttgcacataacagtcaCCTCCTAacacataaaaggacacatattggagagaaaccttatgaatgtaaccaacgtGGTAAAGCCTGTGCACGTAACAGTAATCTAATACACGAAAAAaatcacaatggagagaaaccttatgaatgtaacgaatgtggaaaagcctttgcacgtaaaaGTACTCTCATagtacatgaaagaactcactctggagagaaaccttatgaatgtaaccaatgtggtaaagcctttgcatgtaatagtagtctccaaatacataaaagaactcacactggagagaaaccatatgaatgtaacaaatgtggtaaagcctttgcacgtaacagtacTCTCCTagtacatgaaagaactcacactggagagaaaccatatgaatgtaaccaatgtggtaaagcctttgcacataactgtcatctggtagtacataaaagaactcacactggagagaaaccttatgaatgtaaccaatgcagtaaagcctttgcacggagcagtcatctggtagtacataaaaGGACTCACCCTgaagagaagccttatgaatgtatccAATGTGGTAAGGCCTTTAAACATAACAGTAATCTCctgatacataaaagaactcacactggacagaaaccttatgaatgtaaccaatgcggtaaggcctttgcatggaacagtcatctggtagcacataaaagaactcacactggagacaaaccttatgaatgtaaccaatgtggtaaagcctttaaacATAACAGCAGTCTCctgctacataaaagaactcacactggacagaaaccttatgaatgtaaccaatgtggtaaagcctttgcacggaacagtcatctggtagtacataaaagaactcacactggagagaaaccttatgaatgcaaccaatgtgctaaagcctttgcatgttacAGTGctctcctaaaacataaaaaaactcacacctga